One Herbaspirillum rubrisubalbicans genomic window carries:
- a CDS encoding peptidoglycan DD-metalloendopeptidase family protein, giving the protein MLISPPFLPPRLAEDDDAYLETAMRSPEHGNFPVSHKLSWHGGLHLEAPARDKGREPVRAIADGIVAYVRQPTARPATAAEDEQHVLGYMGWTDDGCVIMRHDSTIGAQNDKETQVRFYSIYMHLQTIRGVKAGQTIYRKAELGSAGSFEGHANILHFEIICDDDNLKRLIGRNTGDLNITANGRTDAVFGEIYFRLPADTRLYPRRPPLTEKSGSNETVLNESLFVGVRFGGGNAYVSTYRADGTRVGATLTESDAEYELYRQAEKVVQAYRAARASQVPAHSAVYELLRFGRILGPDRLTPGDTPHWRQIATANGQGWVNLNATGVFKYSDADAPHWAGWQLLMDYDDQDSRCDIDALRKMLDEDGDGITTRSEAENRLKDAEVQRTMRGMVCKFPTEWQRSGIAERWNWLTQEGPDRETSATPSLNDSTYLSQADFPEFQRHVEALAFWELAALDDIGAVHWHFHPRKFIEHFRKCGWLSIEEMKRIYADKESTYKDVGQSGDTVKEKFRLSLNLVFRKYLLNKPLRMAHFFGQAAQESYFFMLTREAAIGVAKAIKENHISVQGEEDGYLQITAINRDQLLYFAESGNNGYYEGRVDLGNTDPGDGMKFRGRGMKQLTGRYNYSEYWVFRGWLDRSSYDAGWFNNKGRGPVINNPQIVADVPYNAVDTAGFYCSKTVIIKAADGGATTQASAAVSRLVNPYERPPRSTRATQTISSYLILGDEI; this is encoded by the coding sequence ATGCTCATCAGCCCACCTTTTCTTCCTCCTCGTCTTGCCGAGGACGATGATGCTTATCTAGAGACAGCCATGCGTAGCCCGGAGCATGGAAACTTCCCCGTCAGCCATAAATTATCGTGGCACGGGGGCTTGCATCTGGAAGCTCCGGCACGCGACAAAGGACGAGAACCCGTGCGCGCCATTGCCGATGGCATCGTCGCCTATGTTCGACAACCGACGGCACGTCCAGCGACTGCTGCTGAAGATGAACAGCATGTACTTGGCTATATGGGATGGACAGATGACGGTTGCGTCATCATGCGACACGACTCCACGATCGGAGCCCAAAACGATAAAGAAACGCAAGTACGTTTCTACTCCATCTACATGCATCTGCAGACGATACGCGGCGTCAAAGCTGGCCAAACAATTTATCGCAAGGCCGAGTTGGGCAGTGCAGGCTCCTTTGAGGGGCACGCCAACATCCTCCACTTTGAGATCATCTGCGATGACGACAACCTTAAAAGACTGATCGGCCGAAATACGGGTGACCTCAATATCACGGCAAACGGTCGTACCGATGCTGTCTTTGGTGAAATCTACTTTAGATTGCCCGCCGATACCCGGCTCTACCCGCGGCGTCCTCCTCTCACTGAAAAATCAGGATCCAATGAAACGGTATTGAACGAATCGCTGTTCGTCGGTGTACGTTTTGGAGGAGGAAACGCTTATGTCAGTACCTACCGTGCCGATGGGACTCGGGTGGGTGCAACGCTGACGGAAAGCGATGCCGAATATGAACTTTACCGACAGGCAGAAAAAGTCGTTCAGGCATACAGAGCCGCACGTGCCAGCCAAGTACCGGCGCATAGTGCAGTCTATGAATTGCTGCGCTTCGGGCGGATCTTGGGACCGGATCGCTTGACGCCAGGTGACACGCCACACTGGCGACAGATAGCCACGGCGAATGGCCAAGGATGGGTGAATCTGAACGCCACAGGGGTTTTCAAGTACAGCGATGCCGATGCGCCCCATTGGGCTGGCTGGCAACTATTGATGGACTACGATGATCAGGATAGCCGCTGCGATATCGATGCCCTTCGAAAAATGCTGGACGAAGACGGCGACGGGATCACCACCCGATCCGAGGCAGAAAATCGACTGAAAGATGCAGAGGTTCAGCGGACCATGCGTGGCATGGTGTGTAAATTTCCGACTGAATGGCAACGAAGTGGCATTGCGGAGCGCTGGAATTGGCTGACCCAAGAAGGGCCTGATAGGGAAACCAGCGCGACGCCCAGCCTGAACGACAGCACCTACTTGTCTCAAGCGGACTTTCCCGAATTTCAGCGTCATGTTGAGGCGCTAGCATTCTGGGAACTTGCTGCGCTGGACGATATTGGGGCCGTGCATTGGCACTTTCATCCCAGGAAATTCATTGAACACTTCAGAAAATGCGGCTGGCTAAGCATCGAGGAGATGAAGCGCATTTATGCGGACAAGGAGAGCACCTATAAAGATGTTGGTCAGTCAGGGGATACCGTCAAGGAAAAATTTCGGCTCAGTCTCAATCTCGTTTTTCGGAAATATCTCCTCAATAAGCCCCTCAGGATGGCGCATTTTTTCGGTCAAGCCGCTCAAGAGAGCTATTTTTTTATGCTGACACGCGAGGCTGCCATAGGAGTCGCCAAGGCAATCAAGGAAAACCATATTTCAGTTCAAGGGGAAGAAGACGGCTATCTTCAGATTACAGCGATCAATCGGGATCAACTTCTGTATTTCGCTGAGTCCGGCAATAACGGTTACTACGAAGGCCGTGTCGATTTGGGCAATACGGATCCGGGTGACGGAATGAAATTTCGCGGCAGAGGGATGAAGCAATTGACAGGACGCTATAACTATTCAGAGTACTGGGTATTTCGTGGCTGGCTTGATCGAAGCTCTTACGATGCAGGTTGGTTCAACAATAAGGGGCGAGGGCCGGTCATTAACAATCCGCAAATTGTAGCCGACGTACCTTACAACGCTGTGGACACAGCAGGTTTCTACTGCTCAAAAACCGTTATTATCAAAGCAGCTGATGGTGGGGCTACTACACAAGCTTCCGCCGCAGTAAGCCGATTGGTTAATCCTTATGAACGCCCACCAAGAAGTACGCGAGCAACACAAACGATATCTTCCTACCTAATACTCGGCGATGAAATCTAA
- a CDS encoding OsmC domain/YcaO domain-containing protein, whose amino-acid sequence MEIKVNFLDKLRLEAKFDDFTVIADQPIRYKGDGSAPGPFDYFLASSALCAAYFVKLYCNTRNISTENIRLSQNNIVDPENRYQQTFKIQVELPADIEEADRRGILRSIERCTVKKVVQQGPEFVIEEVESLDADAQSLLTLKPEAGVSSHILGKDLPLEQTIANMSGLLAELGIKIEIASWRNIIPNVWSLHIRDAHSPMCFTNGKGATKESALASALGEYIERISNNHFYAGSYWGEEIAHAEFVHYPNERWFKPARADKLPKEILDAYCLEIYNADGELRASHLIDTNSGNAERGICALPYVRQSDGEVVYFPSNLVENLFVSNGMSAGNTLPEAQVQCLSEIFERAVKREILEGEICLPDVPQEVLAKYPGIVAGIQGLEEQGFPVLVKDASLGGVYPVMCVTLMNPRTGGVFASFGAHPSFEVALERSLTELLQGRSFEGLNDLPQPTFESNAVTEPNNFVEHFIDSSGIVSWRFFSAKSDYEFVEWDFSSQGEDSNAEEAATLFGILEQMGKQAYVAVYDQLGATACRILVPGYSEVYPVEDLIWDNTNKALLFREDILNLHRLDDEALAALLDRLENNELDEYSDIATLIGIDFDENTVWGQLTVLELKLLIHLALQQFEEAHELVGAFLQYNDNSVERGLFYQALNVVLEVELDDALELADYETNFRRMFGNERMDAAIGSVTGSVRFFGLTPTSMKLEGLDRHQRLLDSYRKLHKARARFAQAAAAA is encoded by the coding sequence ATGGAAATCAAAGTCAACTTCCTCGACAAGCTGCGTCTTGAAGCCAAGTTCGACGACTTCACCGTCATCGCCGATCAGCCCATCCGCTACAAGGGAGACGGCTCGGCGCCTGGCCCCTTCGATTACTTCCTGGCCTCATCGGCGCTGTGCGCGGCGTACTTCGTGAAGCTGTACTGCAATACGCGCAATATCTCGACCGAGAACATCCGGCTGTCCCAGAACAATATCGTCGACCCGGAAAACCGCTACCAGCAGACCTTCAAGATCCAGGTCGAACTGCCGGCCGACATCGAAGAGGCAGACCGCCGGGGCATCCTGCGCTCGATCGAGCGCTGTACCGTCAAGAAGGTAGTGCAGCAGGGGCCGGAATTCGTCATCGAGGAAGTGGAAAGCCTGGACGCCGATGCGCAATCCTTGCTGACCCTCAAGCCCGAAGCCGGCGTGAGCTCCCACATCCTGGGCAAGGACTTGCCACTGGAGCAGACCATCGCCAACATGTCTGGCTTGCTGGCCGAACTGGGCATCAAGATCGAGATCGCTTCCTGGCGCAACATCATTCCCAATGTGTGGTCGCTGCATATCCGCGACGCGCATTCGCCGATGTGCTTCACCAACGGCAAGGGCGCCACCAAGGAAAGCGCGCTGGCCTCGGCTCTGGGCGAGTACATCGAACGCATCAGCAACAACCACTTCTACGCCGGTTCCTACTGGGGCGAGGAGATCGCCCATGCCGAGTTCGTGCATTACCCCAACGAGCGCTGGTTCAAGCCCGCTCGTGCAGACAAGCTGCCCAAGGAAATCCTGGATGCGTATTGCCTGGAGATCTACAACGCGGACGGCGAGCTGCGCGCCTCGCACCTGATCGATACCAATTCCGGCAACGCCGAGCGCGGCATCTGCGCGCTGCCTTATGTACGTCAGTCGGACGGCGAAGTGGTGTATTTCCCCTCCAACCTGGTAGAAAACCTCTTCGTCAGCAACGGCATGAGTGCCGGCAATACCCTGCCCGAAGCCCAGGTGCAGTGCCTGTCGGAGATCTTCGAACGCGCGGTCAAGCGTGAAATCCTGGAAGGCGAGATCTGCCTGCCCGACGTCCCCCAGGAAGTCCTGGCGAAATACCCCGGCATCGTGGCGGGCATTCAGGGGCTGGAAGAGCAGGGCTTCCCGGTGCTGGTCAAGGATGCGTCGCTGGGAGGTGTCTATCCGGTGATGTGCGTGACCTTGATGAACCCGCGCACAGGCGGGGTCTTTGCCTCGTTTGGCGCGCACCCGAGCTTTGAGGTGGCGCTGGAGCGCAGCCTGACTGAACTGCTGCAAGGGCGCAGCTTCGAAGGCCTCAACGATCTGCCGCAGCCGACCTTCGAGAGCAATGCGGTGACCGAGCCCAACAATTTCGTCGAGCACTTCATCGATTCTTCCGGCATCGTGTCGTGGCGCTTCTTCAGCGCCAAGTCGGACTACGAATTCGTCGAATGGGATTTCTCCAGCCAGGGCGAGGATTCCAACGCGGAAGAGGCGGCTACCTTGTTCGGTATTCTGGAGCAGATGGGCAAGCAAGCCTACGTCGCCGTGTACGACCAACTGGGTGCCACGGCCTGCCGCATTCTGGTGCCGGGCTATTCCGAGGTCTATCCGGTGGAAGACCTGATCTGGGACAACACCAACAAGGCGCTGCTGTTCCGTGAGGACATCCTGAACCTGCATCGTCTGGACGATGAGGCGCTGGCCGCCTTGCTTGACCGTCTGGAGAACAACGAGCTGGATGAGTACTCGGACATCGCCACCCTGATCGGTATCGACTTCGATGAAAACACCGTATGGGGCCAGCTCACCGTGCTTGAACTGAAGCTGCTGATCCATCTGGCCCTGCAGCAGTTCGAAGAGGCGCATGAACTGGTCGGAGCCTTCCTGCAGTACAACGACAACTCGGTCGAACGCGGTCTGTTCTACCAGGCCTTGAACGTCGTGCTGGAAGTGGAACTGGACGATGCGCTGGAACTGGCTGACTACGAGACCAATTTCCGCCGCATGTTCGGCAACGAGCGCATGGATGCCGCCATCGGTTCGGTGACGGGCAGCGTGCGCTTCTTTGGATTGACTCCGACCAGCATGAAGCTCGAAGGACTGGATCGTCATCAACGCTTGCTCGATAGCTACCGCAAGCTGCACAAGGCGCGCGCCAGGTTTGCGCAAGCTGCCGCTGCGGCTTGA
- a CDS encoding threonine/serine dehydratase: MHEYPTLQDIHQARERLLPHIRHTPLLRAEKIEKQLGCELYLKPETLQITGAFKIRGALNKSLSLPKEAIANGIIATSSGNHAQGLAYAARMLGVKALLVLPVTTPKIKIANTQALGAEVILFDGDTAARWKRVAEIAEENHYVMVHAFEDPVVMAGQGTIGCEIIDDLPDVDTVIIPIGGGGLISGIATALKETRPSIRVVGAEPALTPKYYQSRINKQRTSLPLKNTIADGLRISVPGQNPYPIIEKYVDEIVLVEDEHIIEGMRILAKDAKLIAEPAASIGIGALLAGGLSVRPDEKVCAVLTGGNWDLFDLADVYKPVA, encoded by the coding sequence ATGCATGAATACCCAACCCTCCAAGACATTCACCAAGCGCGCGAACGGCTCTTGCCCCATATCAGACATACGCCCTTGCTTCGCGCAGAAAAAATCGAAAAACAGCTTGGTTGCGAACTCTATCTGAAACCCGAAACACTTCAGATCACGGGTGCTTTCAAGATTCGAGGTGCGCTGAACAAATCCTTATCGCTACCGAAGGAGGCGATTGCCAACGGGATCATTGCGACCTCTTCCGGCAACCACGCGCAAGGTCTGGCTTATGCCGCCAGGATGCTCGGAGTGAAGGCGCTCTTGGTGTTGCCGGTGACTACTCCGAAAATCAAGATCGCCAACACGCAAGCACTGGGTGCGGAGGTTATCTTGTTCGACGGTGATACCGCAGCCCGTTGGAAAAGGGTCGCCGAGATCGCCGAGGAAAATCACTATGTGATGGTTCACGCCTTCGAAGATCCCGTGGTGATGGCCGGCCAAGGTACCATAGGGTGCGAAATCATCGATGATTTGCCAGATGTGGATACCGTCATCATTCCCATCGGTGGGGGCGGCTTGATTTCCGGGATTGCGACTGCGCTTAAGGAAACCCGCCCCTCCATCAGGGTGGTCGGGGCAGAGCCTGCCCTCACACCCAAGTACTATCAGAGCCGCATCAACAAGCAAAGAACTTCATTGCCGCTGAAAAATACCATCGCGGATGGGCTCAGAATCAGTGTTCCGGGACAAAATCCCTATCCCATCATAGAAAAGTATGTAGACGAGATCGTTCTCGTCGAGGACGAGCACATTATCGAGGGGATGCGTATCCTGGCAAAAGATGCCAAGCTCATTGCGGAGCCGGCAGCTTCGATTGGTATAGGGGCGTTGCTGGCGGGCGGTCTCAGCGTGCGGCCGGATGAGAAAGTCTGTGCGGTATTGACCGGTGGCAATTGGGACTTGTTCGACTTGGCTGACGTATATAAACCCGTCGCATAA
- a CDS encoding ornithine cyclodeaminase family protein: MRTLLLKKEEVRKLISMKEVIGTVEEAYRAFSANSVMQPPYTGIHLPEPRGEIDFKLSYYKGNEIISMKSSSGAFPDNPKLYGVPSSMGTILLFDARSCALICVMDGSLVTGLRTGAAGAVSAKVLARKDAKIIGAIGTGQQARMQIRALREVMDIQGIKAWSRTAEKMASFKADIERDVGLPVVLATSAQDVVASSDILITTTRGTGPVVKAEWVKPGTHIIAIGADQQGKQELDPALFKHAKIVHDSTAQCCEKGESWHPLTQQIITMNDIHGELGEILLGKKPGRENDEEITIFDSTGMAIQDNTTATKIYQNAVAQKIGEFFEFIE, translated from the coding sequence ATGCGCACCTTATTGCTGAAAAAAGAGGAAGTTCGCAAGTTGATCTCCATGAAGGAGGTGATTGGTACCGTCGAAGAGGCTTATCGGGCATTCAGTGCAAACAGCGTCATGCAGCCTCCTTATACCGGCATACATCTTCCTGAACCGAGAGGAGAAATCGACTTCAAGCTGAGCTATTACAAGGGCAACGAAATTATTTCCATGAAGAGTTCTTCGGGGGCATTTCCCGATAATCCCAAACTCTATGGTGTGCCCAGCAGCATGGGGACCATCCTTCTGTTTGATGCCAGATCGTGCGCCCTGATCTGCGTCATGGATGGCAGCTTGGTCACTGGACTCAGAACAGGCGCTGCCGGGGCGGTCTCGGCCAAGGTGCTGGCAAGAAAGGACGCCAAGATAATTGGCGCAATTGGTACTGGGCAGCAGGCCCGGATGCAGATTCGCGCTCTGCGCGAAGTCATGGATATTCAGGGCATCAAAGCATGGAGTAGAACCGCTGAAAAAATGGCCAGCTTCAAGGCCGATATCGAGCGCGATGTTGGTCTTCCTGTGGTACTGGCCACCTCGGCACAGGATGTGGTCGCCAGTTCGGACATTCTTATTACCACCACGCGTGGTACCGGCCCGGTCGTGAAAGCCGAGTGGGTCAAGCCGGGCACACACATCATTGCCATCGGCGCTGATCAGCAGGGAAAACAGGAACTGGACCCCGCGTTATTCAAGCACGCCAAGATCGTGCATGACTCCACTGCACAGTGCTGTGAAAAAGGGGAGAGCTGGCATCCACTGACACAACAGATCATTACCATGAATGATATTCATGGTGAGCTCGGAGAGATTCTGTTGGGTAAGAAGCCAGGCCGGGAGAACGATGAGGAAATCACGATTTTCGATTCCACCGGGATGGCCATTCAAGACAATACGACTGCTACGAAAATCTACCAAAACGCCGTCGCTCAAAAGATCGGTGAGTTCTTTGAATTCATTGAGTAA
- a CDS encoding ABC transporter substrate-binding protein: MSNQENERFFSDEFTGAAESGSDIREGFTRRDMMRTLMAGSLLTLGSTSLMAVSSSAMAQTPKRGGKLRMATQTSSTADTLDPAKAAHATDYTRVNLFYNGLTKLDSKLGPQMVLAEELLTTDAITWTVKLRKDVIFHDGKPFTPADVVYSLMRHKDPAVASKVKVVADQIESVKATGPNEVQIKLAGANADLPVILSTAQFLIIRDGTTEFRTPNGTGAFKCKEFTPGVRTIGVRNENYWKSGMPYLDEVEVFGIPDEAARVNALLSGDVHWINDVNARSTERVRTSAGYTVIETRTGLYTDLVIRQDVAPGNSMDFTLGMKYLMDREQIKNAAFRGYAVTANDQPIDPTNRFYFPGLPQRPYDPDKAKFHLQKAGVLGSTIPLVASAAATGSVDIAVLMQQSAQKIGLKLDVKRVPPDGYWSNQWMKVPLGFGNINPRPSADILFTQLFKSDAQWNESGWKNAQFDQLLVAARGETDFNKRKQMYADMQTLVHEKCGIGIPVFIINLEGVNTKVKGITPVPLGAFMNYTCAEYVWLDA; the protein is encoded by the coding sequence ATGAGTAATCAAGAAAACGAGCGGTTCTTCTCCGATGAATTTACTGGCGCTGCTGAGTCTGGAAGCGACATTCGCGAGGGCTTCACGCGTCGCGATATGATGCGCACCCTGATGGCCGGCAGTCTCTTGACGCTGGGTTCGACCAGCCTTATGGCGGTGAGCAGTAGCGCCATGGCACAGACACCCAAGCGTGGCGGCAAACTCCGTATGGCCACCCAAACCAGTTCCACTGCCGATACGCTCGATCCCGCCAAAGCGGCACACGCCACTGACTACACGCGAGTAAACCTGTTCTATAACGGCCTGACCAAACTCGATAGCAAGCTCGGCCCGCAGATGGTGCTGGCCGAAGAATTGCTGACCACGGATGCCATTACCTGGACCGTCAAGTTACGTAAGGATGTCATTTTTCACGATGGAAAGCCGTTCACCCCGGCCGACGTCGTGTACTCACTGATGCGCCACAAAGATCCGGCTGTCGCCTCCAAGGTCAAGGTCGTGGCAGATCAGATCGAGTCAGTCAAAGCCACTGGCCCCAATGAGGTGCAGATCAAACTGGCCGGTGCCAATGCCGACCTGCCTGTGATCTTGTCCACGGCGCAATTCCTGATCATCCGAGACGGTACGACCGAATTCCGCACGCCCAATGGAACTGGGGCATTCAAGTGTAAGGAGTTCACTCCAGGAGTGCGAACCATTGGCGTGCGTAATGAAAACTACTGGAAATCGGGAATGCCTTATCTCGATGAGGTTGAAGTCTTTGGTATTCCCGATGAAGCTGCCCGGGTCAATGCCTTGCTATCGGGCGATGTGCATTGGATCAATGACGTGAATGCCCGTTCGACCGAGCGCGTCAGGACGAGCGCAGGCTATACCGTGATAGAAACCAGAACGGGTCTCTATACCGATCTGGTCATCCGTCAGGATGTGGCACCTGGCAATAGCATGGATTTCACCCTGGGAATGAAGTATTTGATGGACCGGGAGCAAATCAAGAACGCTGCCTTCCGTGGTTATGCCGTGACCGCCAATGATCAACCTATCGATCCGACCAATCGTTTCTACTTCCCCGGTTTGCCGCAGCGTCCTTACGACCCGGACAAGGCCAAGTTTCACCTGCAAAAGGCCGGCGTCTTAGGCAGCACTATCCCGCTCGTGGCGTCGGCAGCGGCTACCGGTTCGGTCGACATCGCCGTGCTGATGCAGCAGAGTGCTCAAAAGATAGGGTTGAAACTGGATGTGAAACGCGTCCCCCCTGATGGCTATTGGTCGAACCAGTGGATGAAGGTGCCGTTGGGCTTCGGCAATATCAATCCGCGTCCAAGTGCAGACATTCTGTTTACGCAGTTGTTCAAGTCCGATGCGCAATGGAATGAATCGGGATGGAAAAATGCACAGTTTGATCAATTACTGGTCGCCGCACGTGGGGAGACCGATTTCAACAAGCGCAAACAAATGTATGCCGATATGCAGACTCTCGTGCATGAGAAATGCGGCATCGGCATCCCCGTCTTCATCATTAACCTGGAAGGCGTCAATACCAAGGTGAAGGGCATCACTCCCGTTCCACTGGGAGCATTCATGAACTACACCTGCGCAGAATATGTTTGGTTGGATGCCTGA
- a CDS encoding ClpXP protease specificity-enhancing factor yields the protein MPEVSTKPYLLRAIYEWCTDNGYTPHIAVVVDSRTRVPMQFVKNGEIVLNISFEATSGLKMENDNIHFSARFGGVSRDILIPVENVIAIYARENGQGMAFEAPTPATAGEAEQAPEQESSAPVLSSVPVSEPEKKPAEGSDKGDDDPEPPKKGGRPVLTRIK from the coding sequence ATGCCAGAAGTCTCCACCAAGCCCTATTTGCTGCGCGCCATCTACGAATGGTGTACCGACAATGGCTACACGCCGCACATTGCGGTGGTCGTCGACAGCCGCACGCGGGTGCCGATGCAATTCGTCAAGAATGGCGAAATCGTCCTCAACATCAGCTTCGAGGCCACCAGCGGCCTGAAGATGGAGAACGACAACATACATTTCAGCGCCCGTTTTGGTGGCGTTTCGCGCGATATCCTGATTCCTGTGGAAAATGTGATCGCCATCTATGCCCGTGAGAACGGCCAGGGCATGGCCTTCGAAGCGCCGACACCGGCCACCGCTGGAGAGGCAGAGCAGGCTCCTGAGCAGGAAAGCAGCGCACCGGTTTTGTCATCGGTGCCTGTCTCCGAGCCCGAAAAGAAGCCTGCCGAAGGCAGCGACAAGGGCGATGACGATCCAGAACCACCGAAAAAGGGTGGCCGTCCTGTACTGACCCGCATCAAGTAG
- a CDS encoding glutathione S-transferase N-terminal domain-containing protein gives MMVLYSGTTCPFSQRCRLVLFEKGMDFEIRDVDLFNKPEDISVMNPYGQVPILVERDLVLYESNIINEYIDERFPHPQLMPADPLMRARARLMLFNFEKELFVHVHTLENEKSKAAEKNQEKARHEIRDRLTQLAPLFLKNKYMLGDEFSMLDVALAPLLWRLDHYGIELSKTAAPLMKYAERIFSRPAYIEALTPSEKVMRR, from the coding sequence ATGATGGTTCTCTACTCGGGCACGACCTGCCCATTTTCGCAACGTTGCCGCCTTGTCCTGTTCGAAAAGGGCATGGATTTCGAGATCCGCGACGTTGACCTGTTCAACAAGCCGGAAGACATCTCGGTCATGAACCCGTATGGCCAGGTACCCATCCTGGTGGAGCGTGACCTGGTGCTGTATGAATCGAACATCATCAATGAATACATCGATGAGCGTTTCCCGCACCCGCAGCTGATGCCGGCCGACCCGCTCATGCGCGCCCGTGCTCGCCTGATGCTGTTCAACTTCGAGAAGGAACTGTTCGTCCACGTGCACACCTTGGAAAATGAAAAGTCCAAGGCGGCCGAAAAGAACCAGGAAAAGGCCCGTCACGAGATCCGTGACCGCCTGACCCAGTTGGCACCGCTGTTCCTGAAGAACAAGTACATGCTGGGCGACGAGTTCTCCATGCTGGACGTGGCCCTGGCGCCGCTGCTGTGGCGCCTGGATCACTATGGCATCGAGCTGTCGAAGACCGCCGCTCCGCTGATGAAGTATGCCGAACGCATCTTCTCGCGTCCGGCCTACATCGAAGCGCTGACCCCGTCCGAAAAGGTCATGCGCCGTTAA
- a CDS encoding cytochrome c1, with protein MTLLKKVIAALALLPALACANEGGYPLDRAPDRTKDVASLQNGAKLFVNYCLNCHSASSMRYNRLRDIGLTEEQIKENLMFSGEKVGDLMKISMTPQDAKAWFGATPPDLSVIARARASEAGSGPDWIYTYLRSYYTDDSRPTGWNNMLFPNVGMPHVLWELQGIRKAKFVEEKDPHDANKTIHKFAGFEQVKPGKMSTAEYDNNVADLVAYLQWMGEPAQNTRKRLGVWVLLFLGLFSVLAWRLNASYWKNIK; from the coding sequence ATGACATTGCTCAAGAAAGTGATTGCCGCGCTGGCCCTGCTGCCGGCGCTGGCCTGCGCCAACGAGGGGGGCTATCCGCTGGATCGCGCCCCGGATCGCACCAAGGATGTTGCTTCGCTGCAAAATGGCGCCAAGCTGTTCGTCAACTACTGCCTGAACTGCCACTCGGCCTCGTCCATGCGCTACAACCGCCTGCGCGACATCGGCCTGACCGAAGAGCAGATCAAGGAAAACCTGATGTTTTCCGGGGAAAAGGTCGGCGATCTGATGAAGATCTCGATGACACCGCAAGATGCCAAGGCCTGGTTCGGTGCCACACCGCCCGACCTGTCGGTGATCGCGCGGGCCCGCGCATCGGAAGCGGGCAGTGGCCCGGACTGGATTTATACCTACCTGCGCAGTTATTATACGGACGACAGTCGTCCCACCGGCTGGAACAACATGCTCTTCCCCAACGTTGGGATGCCGCATGTGTTGTGGGAATTGCAAGGTATTCGCAAAGCCAAGTTCGTCGAAGAGAAGGATCCTCATGACGCGAACAAGACCATCCACAAGTTTGCCGGCTTCGAACAAGTCAAGCCTGGCAAGATGAGTACGGCGGAATATGACAACAATGTCGCCGATCTCGTTGCTTATTTGCAATGGATGGGTGAGCCGGCGCAGAATACGCGCAAGCGGTTGGGTGTCTGGGTGCTGTTGTTCCTGGGTCTCTTCTCGGTATTGGCGTGGCGTTTGAACGCGTCCTATTGGAAGAACATCAAGTAA